A window from bacterium encodes these proteins:
- the tsaE gene encoding tRNA (adenosine(37)-N6)-threonylcarbamoyltransferase complex ATPase subunit type 1 TsaE codes for MLFEKITHTEDESLSLARLFSQHLKRGDVVALFGEMGAGKTVFIRGICEGLQITQHVNSPTFVIINEYDGQIGGEAIHVRHFDFYRIRSEKDIAELGVDDFFNNTGDICLIEWSERVKKHLPDQYWKVDLQKVGENDRHILVQKIGS; via the coding sequence ATGCTTTTTGAAAAAATCACCCACACCGAAGACGAATCCCTGTCGCTTGCCCGCCTTTTTAGTCAACATTTGAAACGCGGCGACGTGGTAGCTCTTTTTGGTGAAATGGGCGCCGGTAAGACGGTTTTCATTCGCGGAATCTGTGAGGGGCTGCAGATCACACAACATGTCAACAGTCCCACGTTTGTAATTATCAACGAATACGACGGCCAAATTGGCGGTGAAGCGATTCATGTTCGGCACTTCGATTTTTACCGTATCCGGAGTGAAAAAGATATCGCCGAACTCGGTGTTGATGATTTTTTTAACAATACCGGCGATATTTGTCTGATCGAATGGTCTGAAAGAGTGAAAAAACATCTTCCTGACCAATATTGGAAAGTCGATCTGCAAAAAGTCGGTGAAAATGACCGGCATATTTTAGTTCAAAAAATCGGGTCCTGA
- the pgl gene encoding 6-phosphogluconolactonase, whose translation MSIHIFDNPNQLYQKAAEQIVSTGREAITGKGQFVLMLSGGSTPAGVYAALAQSFKDQLDWQKVHLFWGDERCVVATHPDSNYRMANENLISKVSIPAGNVHRVASEEDPLLAAQQYEDEMRDFFGMYGSGFPEFDLILLGLGDDGHTASLFPESEALQESTRWACDNFVKKLKTHRVTVTFPLINHAANVMFIVSGSSKASVCHQILEEKKDFPAQKIQPKSGKLLWFLDKDAGGMLKNP comes from the coding sequence ATGTCCATACATATTTTTGATAATCCGAACCAACTCTATCAAAAAGCCGCTGAACAAATCGTATCGACAGGGCGAGAAGCAATAACCGGTAAAGGCCAATTCGTCTTGATGTTATCCGGCGGATCGACGCCGGCGGGTGTTTATGCCGCTTTGGCTCAATCGTTCAAAGATCAATTGGATTGGCAAAAAGTTCATCTTTTCTGGGGAGATGAACGTTGTGTTGTGGCCACCCATCCAGACAGCAATTACCGCATGGCTAACGAAAACCTGATTTCAAAAGTTTCAATCCCTGCCGGCAATGTACATCGCGTTGCCAGTGAAGAAGATCCTTTGCTGGCTGCCCAGCAATACGAAGACGAAATGCGGGATTTTTTCGGAATGTACGGATCCGGATTTCCGGAATTTGATCTCATCCTGCTCGGTTTGGGCGACGATGGTCATACAGCTTCGCTTTTTCCCGAATCGGAAGCGCTCCAGGAATCTACCCGTTGGGCGTGTGACAATTTCGTCAAAAAACTTAAAACGCACCGTGTGACGGTCACGTTTCCATTGATTAACCATGCAGCCAACGTCATGTTTATTGTATCGGGTTCATCCAAAGCTTCGGTCTGTCATCAGATTTTGGAAGAGAAAAAAGATTTCCCGGCTCAAAAAATTCAACCGAAAAGCGGTAAATTATTGTGGTTTTTAGATAAAGACGCCGGAGGAATGTTGAAAAATCCGTGA
- a CDS encoding thiolase family protein — protein sequence MKGVYIVSAVRTAIGKYGGALSGIKANELGAFAAVAAIQKAGLGADMIDETIFGCARQAGIGPNIARQIAHRSGVPDSKPAYTINKACGSGLKSILNAYSSIVLGDNDIVLAGGVESMSNIPYLLMQARWGYRMGHGEVIDANHLDGYFCPMADKLMGATAEDLAEKLGISRDEQDQFALESQHRAENAIKTGRFKDEIISIDIQSKKGSVTFDTDEHPRLGSTLDELKKLKPVFKKDGTITAGSSSGVTDGASALILASEEKVKEFNLKPLARIIGHASAGVDPREMGIAPVPAVKKLLEKTKIKLQDIGLVELNEAFAAQVLACDRELHFNRAQLNVNGGAIALGHPTGCTGARITTTLVHEMQKRKVKLGLATLCISGGLGLAMLLENN from the coding sequence GTGAAAGGCGTGTATATTGTAAGTGCGGTGCGTACGGCTATTGGAAAATACGGCGGGGCGCTTAGCGGAATCAAAGCTAATGAATTGGGAGCTTTTGCCGCCGTCGCCGCCATTCAAAAAGCAGGACTCGGAGCCGACATGATCGACGAGACCATTTTCGGTTGCGCGCGACAGGCCGGTATTGGGCCGAATATTGCACGGCAAATTGCTCACCGATCAGGCGTGCCGGATTCGAAACCGGCTTACACGATCAATAAAGCCTGCGGATCGGGGTTGAAATCCATTTTAAACGCTTATTCCAGCATTGTGTTGGGTGATAATGATATTGTTCTTGCCGGCGGTGTGGAAAGTATGAGCAATATTCCATACCTGCTGATGCAGGCTCGCTGGGGGTACCGCATGGGTCACGGCGAAGTCATCGACGCCAATCATCTCGATGGTTATTTTTGTCCGATGGCGGATAAACTGATGGGCGCTACGGCGGAAGATCTTGCTGAGAAACTTGGTATTTCCCGGGATGAACAGGATCAATTTGCTCTGGAATCTCAGCATCGTGCAGAAAATGCCATCAAAACCGGCCGTTTCAAAGACGAAATAATTTCGATCGACATTCAATCTAAAAAAGGTTCAGTGACGTTTGATACGGATGAACACCCGCGGCTGGGTTCGACATTGGATGAATTAAAAAAACTCAAACCGGTTTTTAAAAAAGACGGAACGATCACGGCAGGTTCATCTTCCGGTGTTACGGACGGCGCCTCGGCTTTAATTCTGGCCAGTGAAGAAAAAGTGAAAGAATTCAATTTAAAACCTTTGGCCAGAATTATCGGGCATGCCTCGGCCGGCGTCGATCCGCGTGAAATGGGCATCGCTCCGGTACCGGCCGTGAAAAAACTGTTAGAGAAAACGAAAATTAAACTTCAAGATATCGGCCTTGTCGAGCTCAACGAAGCTTTTGCGGCGCAGGTTTTGGCGTGCGATCGTGAATTGCATTTTAACCGCGCACAATTGAACGTCAACGGCGGCGCTATTGCTCTCGGCCATCCGACCGGATGCACCGGCGCACGCATCACAACGACGCTCGTTCATGAAATGCAAAAACGCAAAGTTAAATTGGGGCTGGCAACTTTGTGTATCAGCGGAGGATTGGGCCTCGCAATGCTTTTAGAGAATAATTAG
- a CDS encoding HEAT repeat domain-containing protein, whose translation MMKKNWFLLVLFLISCAKSDEIEKPLGQILFVQDNRMPADSLYRFLRSRNDIVCAQALIALGQMQDTAGVDTLAFYMNHDNLDIKRHAIFALGQTGFASNSFTIKNKIEKLLLDQYLRENDVRSKIKIIEAVGKNGNSGSVNFLTSALTDTSSAIVNEAAKTYGIMAYGKFKNSQLDSAVVPLLLSHDPEIRWRAVYALMRSGNPIYAGQIKPLLKDDDFRVRMDAARALGAMGLDKASKSVRNEIVNALLEIGSNDPDWRVRVNALAALGNFKFPVDDLKKIYFLTAFEGKKDKDLHVRLTAIKSMAASYQNDVKDLRAFLTPFAEKHWPVMDWHEKAELINSLSQMFGSVLMDQPVFTDWLQACLIDSNRYLRARGVTALANIHSPKTLPFLEKALTDSFPLVQTNALDVLSTIKSERSHGLLLQALQSKNATAVAVAAGYLAEDESLKKNLDAKYELVEKIISGFKNSSTPDIESQIIIFDILGELKGSAAASYLNNYLDDSNNVVAQSAVKNFEKITGEKIENKKPLYHSVDYNAMLELKSKKPSAIIETSQGAIEIDLLMDDAPLTVMNFVRLAEKQFFDGVYFHRVVPNFVIQTGDPTGTGWGGPGYAIRSEFNQRKYERGIVGMASSGKDTEGSQWFITHSAQPHLDGRYTIFAKVTKGLEVVDKIQVGDRVNSVRIVKY comes from the coding sequence ATGATGAAAAAAAATTGGTTTTTACTCGTTTTATTTCTGATTTCTTGTGCGAAATCGGATGAAATTGAAAAACCGTTAGGACAGATTCTGTTTGTTCAGGACAACCGTATGCCTGCGGACAGCTTGTATCGTTTCCTTCGCAGCCGTAATGATATTGTTTGTGCTCAGGCGTTGATTGCGCTTGGCCAGATGCAGGACACTGCAGGGGTCGATACACTGGCGTTTTATATGAATCATGACAATCTGGACATTAAACGCCACGCAATTTTTGCGCTGGGGCAAACCGGTTTTGCATCAAACAGTTTTACTATAAAAAATAAAATTGAAAAACTTCTTCTCGATCAATACTTACGTGAAAATGACGTCCGATCAAAAATAAAAATCATTGAAGCCGTCGGAAAAAACGGAAATTCCGGATCGGTTAATTTTTTGACGTCTGCTTTGACCGATACGTCATCGGCGATTGTAAATGAAGCGGCGAAAACATACGGAATCATGGCGTACGGGAAATTCAAAAACTCACAACTTGATTCCGCGGTTGTTCCGTTATTGCTAAGTCATGATCCGGAAATTCGTTGGCGAGCCGTGTACGCTCTCATGCGCAGTGGAAATCCTATTTATGCCGGTCAGATCAAACCACTTCTGAAAGATGACGATTTTCGCGTGCGAATGGATGCGGCGCGTGCATTGGGCGCAATGGGATTAGATAAAGCGTCCAAATCTGTACGAAACGAGATAGTGAATGCGCTTCTGGAAATCGGTTCCAATGATCCGGACTGGCGGGTTCGTGTGAATGCCTTGGCAGCTCTGGGCAATTTTAAATTTCCCGTCGACGATTTGAAGAAAATATATTTTCTTACGGCTTTTGAAGGTAAAAAAGACAAAGACTTGCATGTGCGGCTCACGGCGATCAAATCGATGGCCGCCAGTTATCAAAATGACGTTAAAGATCTACGCGCGTTTTTAACACCATTCGCAGAGAAACACTGGCCGGTTATGGATTGGCATGAAAAAGCCGAGTTGATTAATTCTTTATCCCAGATGTTCGGAAGCGTACTGATGGATCAACCGGTTTTTACGGATTGGCTCCAAGCGTGTTTGATTGACAGTAATCGATATCTCAGGGCGCGCGGCGTTACAGCACTGGCAAATATTCATTCTCCCAAAACCTTGCCGTTTTTAGAAAAAGCTTTGACCGATTCATTTCCATTGGTACAGACCAATGCTCTGGACGTTCTGAGTACTATAAAGTCTGAACGCTCCCATGGACTACTTTTACAAGCATTGCAATCTAAAAACGCAACAGCCGTCGCTGTCGCCGCAGGTTATCTCGCGGAGGATGAATCTCTCAAAAAAAACCTAGACGCAAAATATGAATTAGTTGAAAAAATAATTTCCGGATTCAAAAATAGTTCGACTCCTGATATTGAGAGTCAAATTATAATATTTGACATATTAGGCGAATTAAAAGGCTCGGCGGCCGCTTCGTATCTCAATAACTATTTGGACGACAGCAATAATGTGGTAGCACAAAGCGCAGTCAAAAATTTTGAAAAAATTACCGGCGAAAAGATTGAAAACAAAAAACCGCTTTATCATAGTGTCGACTACAATGCAATGCTCGAACTTAAATCCAAAAAACCTTCGGCGATTATTGAAACATCACAAGGTGCGATTGAAATCGATTTATTGATGGATGATGCCCCATTGACGGTGATGAATTTTGTAAGACTGGCTGAAAAACAATTTTTTGACGGCGTTTATTTTCATCGTGTTGTTCCGAATTTTGTCATTCAGACAGGCGATCCGACGGGCACAGGCTGGGGCGGTCCCGGTTATGCGATTCGTTCGGAATTCAATCAACGTAAATATGAGCGGGGAATAGTTGGAATGGCCAGTTCCGGAAAAGATACCGAAGGCAGTCAATGGTTCATTACCCATTCCGCTCAACCGCATCTCGACGGGCGGTATACCATTTTTGCTAAAGTGACCAAAGGTCTGGAGGTCGTGGATAAAATTCAGGTGGGCGACAGAGTGAATTCAGTAAGGATTGTTAAATACTGA
- the hemW gene encoding radical SAM family heme chaperone HemW has product MNLYIHIPFCERICIYCDFYVTTARRYFDTYTNSVCNEIILYAELLNNSPMEHVYFGGGTPSYLPNKDIQKIVETISANFDVNKRSEITLEANPRNLTDEKLQSLQKIGINRLSIGVQSLRDDELNFLTRNHSAAEAIDCYVRSRKNGFDNISLDLIFGLPGQTLDHWNENLECIISLRPEHISIYNLTVEERTYLSKLVHRGQIEFPDEESQLNMFVTASQKLKNAGYEHYEISNYALPGYRAKHNSDYWKNKKYLGIGPSAHSFDGHKRWWNVRDIHRYCDLIDQKKLPVDNEELLTLQQQCIEAILLGLRTNEGLNIGQLENLTGRKFENQFAAALEKIKTHLLIENGFVRLTTEGFFLYNKICEEMTALL; this is encoded by the coding sequence ATGAATCTCTATATCCACATTCCTTTTTGTGAACGAATTTGTATTTATTGTGACTTTTATGTCACAACCGCCCGCCGTTACTTCGATACATACACGAATAGCGTTTGCAATGAAATAATTCTCTATGCTGAGTTATTGAATAATTCACCAATGGAACACGTATATTTTGGCGGAGGAACACCGTCCTACCTGCCCAATAAAGATATTCAAAAAATTGTTGAAACAATTTCAGCCAATTTCGATGTGAATAAGAGATCCGAAATTACGCTAGAGGCTAATCCCAGGAATTTGACGGACGAAAAATTACAATCATTACAAAAGATCGGCATCAATCGATTAAGTATTGGCGTCCAATCGCTTCGTGATGACGAACTAAATTTTCTGACCCGCAATCATTCGGCAGCTGAAGCGATCGATTGTTATGTTCGTTCTCGTAAAAATGGATTTGACAATATTAGCCTCGATCTTATTTTCGGTCTGCCCGGGCAGACTCTCGATCATTGGAACGAAAATCTGGAATGCATCATCTCGCTGAGACCAGAACACATTTCAATTTATAATCTCACAGTAGAAGAACGAACTTACCTGAGCAAATTGGTCCATCGAGGTCAGATTGAATTTCCGGATGAAGAGAGTCAATTGAATATGTTCGTCACCGCGTCGCAAAAACTGAAAAATGCCGGATACGAACATTATGAAATTTCCAATTACGCTTTACCCGGCTATCGAGCTAAACACAACAGTGATTACTGGAAAAATAAAAAGTATCTCGGAATCGGTCCATCCGCACACTCTTTCGACGGACATAAGCGGTGGTGGAATGTTCGTGATATTCATCGTTATTGCGATTTGATCGATCAAAAAAAATTGCCCGTCGACAACGAAGAGCTTCTGACGCTTCAACAGCAATGTATCGAAGCTATTCTCCTGGGATTACGTACTAATGAAGGATTGAATATCGGTCAATTGGAAAATTTGACCGGAAGGAAATTTGAAAATCAGTTCGCAGCAGCTTTGGAAAAAATCAAAACCCACCTTCTTATTGAAAATGGGTTTGTCCGGCTTACTACCGAAGGATTTTTTCTGTACAATAAAATTTGTGAAGAAATGACCGCGTTGCTTTGA
- a CDS encoding LPP20 family lipoprotein: MKRYLMQVLFLTFVALLTASLVSPDAMAQKKKKKKKDKNAPPEWIYKPGLYEDVIICAGVGEGFSEMKAKSQAEQNGRKKIAEALETEVKSLTTNFMEEASTTTEEGSSGAAQEYFQEITQTMTKQTLSGAMIEEYWPPLGEKNGSKVKFYAKVVLKKSAVVDAYKQQVQDDLAKKKIKGVKASADDALTALDKAISKWEKENNNGSADGGEMEEGGEE; encoded by the coding sequence ATGAAACGCTATTTAATGCAAGTCCTTTTTTTGACGTTCGTGGCCCTGCTAACCGCTTCATTGGTAAGCCCGGATGCCATGGCTCAAAAGAAGAAAAAGAAGAAAAAAGATAAAAACGCTCCGCCGGAGTGGATCTATAAACCGGGTTTGTATGAGGATGTGATCATTTGTGCCGGCGTTGGTGAAGGTTTTTCGGAAATGAAAGCCAAAAGCCAGGCCGAACAAAACGGCCGTAAGAAAATCGCCGAAGCTTTGGAAACGGAAGTTAAAAGCTTAACGACCAATTTCATGGAAGAAGCCAGCACGACGACCGAAGAAGGTTCCAGCGGAGCCGCCCAGGAATATTTCCAGGAAATCACCCAGACAATGACGAAACAAACTTTGAGCGGTGCAATGATCGAAGAATATTGGCCGCCTCTCGGTGAGAAAAATGGCAGCAAAGTGAAATTCTATGCCAAAGTTGTGTTGAAGAAATCGGCTGTTGTCGACGCCTACAAACAACAAGTGCAGGACGATTTAGCCAAGAAAAAGATCAAAGGCGTGAAAGCTTCGGCTGACGATGCATTGACGGCCTTGGATAAAGCCATTTCTAAATGGGAAAAAGAAAATAACAACGGTTCGGCTGATGGCGGAGAAATGGAAGAAGGCGGAGAAGAATAA
- a CDS encoding LPP20 family lipoprotein: protein MKYLVMIAMMAALVLNACSGGGASTKKENKMPKWISKPGQYEDAIIAAGIGEGLSEQKAKSQAEQSGRKKIAETIQSQIKSLTTNFMEEATTSTDKGSESAAQEYFQEVTQSLTNVTLSGAVIEEYWPPMGEKNGNKIKFYAKVVLKKNSFVDEFKKKVQEDVAAKKIKGVKASADDALKALDKAVAKWEGTAEKGGDDEE from the coding sequence ATGAAATATCTTGTAATGATTGCCATGATGGCAGCGTTGGTGCTGAATGCCTGTAGCGGTGGCGGCGCTTCGACCAAAAAAGAAAATAAAATGCCCAAATGGATTTCCAAGCCCGGTCAGTATGAAGATGCTATTATTGCCGCCGGTATCGGAGAAGGCTTGAGCGAACAAAAAGCTAAGAGCCAGGCTGAACAAAGCGGTCGCAAGAAAATCGCCGAAACAATTCAATCTCAAATTAAAAGCCTGACCACTAATTTCATGGAAGAAGCTACGACGAGTACTGATAAAGGATCCGAATCGGCTGCTCAGGAATATTTCCAGGAAGTAACGCAAAGCTTGACCAATGTCACTTTGAGCGGCGCAGTGATTGAAGAATATTGGCCTCCGATGGGCGAGAAAAACGGCAATAAAATTAAATTTTATGCTAAAGTAGTTTTGAAAAAGAATTCGTTTGTTGATGAATTTAAGAAAAAAGTACAGGAAGACGTTGCTGCTAAAAAAATTAAAGGCGTAAAAGCCAGCGCCGATGATGCGCTCAAAGCATTGGATAAAGCCGTTGCAAAATGGGAAGGTACAGCCGAAAAAGGCGGAGATGACGAAGAATAG
- a CDS encoding LPP20 family lipoprotein — translation MRPICKFWLWVFIATIYFNHNGIAQTSSAPKWVNELPISEGSLFAVGVVNRYYEKKAGEEAAGNAAKFELAQTIKLNVKTIANSWSGNVGGTGFVSELEKSIDEDVVASVQNARILETWVDPEGLIYAIAELPLAGSVAKIQQKVIDEAKKGADSKKDFKKIEKLEVSLKNLKDPKSYIRKDKPDWIKALPEEADALYALGIAEKFYYYVNGRESAKDKARGELAATIKTEIQAVLTDWYEVNEGTQSYGLERSFVEEMANSVSEATLSGSQIVETWYDKQTKWHYALARMSLSNVINQISEKAKDKVKDTKALKGLNDKLGKLINRDYLKTEKGRPLWITKVPKDKEAIFAVGIDEGKYFSQTQGIEKAKMSARTKLAKTISVQVESVMKSWMEIAETKDGFENAPLNDYMSVLTKEATDVCLEGSQILSTFVLTTEDGKQTYYALGRLFTGGMLAKLKKKATEVIHVPEKEVSESQEDKAERILSGGREKAKAALEKLNAAFDKIGTE, via the coding sequence ATGCGCCCTATCTGCAAATTCTGGTTATGGGTTTTCATCGCAACTATTTATTTTAACCATAACGGCATAGCCCAGACATCATCGGCACCCAAGTGGGTAAATGAATTACCGATATCCGAAGGCTCTTTATTTGCGGTGGGTGTAGTCAATCGTTATTATGAGAAAAAGGCCGGAGAAGAAGCCGCTGGTAACGCGGCTAAATTTGAGTTAGCTCAAACAATAAAACTTAATGTCAAAACCATCGCCAACAGTTGGTCCGGTAATGTCGGAGGAACAGGCTTCGTTTCGGAATTAGAAAAATCCATTGACGAAGATGTCGTGGCGTCCGTGCAGAATGCACGAATTCTCGAAACGTGGGTTGACCCTGAAGGATTAATTTACGCCATTGCAGAACTTCCTTTGGCGGGATCTGTTGCAAAGATTCAACAAAAAGTTATCGATGAAGCCAAAAAAGGCGCGGATAGCAAAAAAGATTTCAAAAAAATAGAAAAACTTGAAGTTTCGCTTAAGAATTTAAAAGATCCTAAATCGTATATACGTAAAGATAAGCCGGACTGGATCAAAGCATTACCTGAGGAAGCGGACGCTTTGTATGCGTTGGGTATAGCTGAAAAATTTTATTACTACGTCAATGGCCGGGAGTCAGCCAAAGACAAAGCCCGTGGTGAACTAGCTGCGACGATCAAGACTGAAATTCAAGCCGTACTGACCGACTGGTACGAAGTCAATGAAGGAACTCAGTCATACGGATTGGAAAGAAGTTTTGTGGAAGAGATGGCCAATTCTGTATCCGAAGCCACACTCAGCGGCTCTCAAATTGTAGAAACATGGTATGACAAACAAACCAAATGGCATTACGCATTGGCGCGAATGTCACTCAGCAATGTCATTAATCAGATCTCTGAAAAAGCAAAAGACAAAGTTAAAGACACTAAAGCTTTAAAAGGCCTCAATGATAAATTAGGCAAACTGATCAACCGCGATTACTTAAAAACTGAAAAAGGCCGGCCGCTTTGGATTACCAAAGTTCCGAAAGATAAAGAAGCGATTTTTGCTGTAGGTATAGACGAAGGAAAATATTTTTCTCAGACACAAGGCATTGAAAAAGCCAAAATGTCGGCCAGAACCAAATTGGCTAAAACCATTTCCGTTCAAGTTGAATCAGTTATGAAAAGCTGGATGGAAATTGCCGAAACCAAGGATGGTTTTGAAAATGCGCCGTTGAACGATTATATGTCCGTTCTTACTAAAGAGGCAACGGATGTATGTCTGGAAGGATCGCAGATTCTATCCACATTTGTCTTGACAACTGAAGACGGCAAGCAAACATATTATGCACTCGGACGGCTTTTCACCGGCGGTATGTTAGCCAAACTTAAGAAAAAAGCAACCGAAGTCATACACGTACCTGAAAAAGAAGTATCCGAATCGCAGGAAGATAAGGCCGAGCGGATATTATCCGGTGGAAGAGAAAAAGCCAAAGCGGCTCTTGAAAAACTTAATGCTGCATTCGATAAAATTGGAACTGAATAA
- a CDS encoding CHAT domain-containing protein, with protein sequence MKKVVVSLLIFAWAGLAVAQDADYKKGEKAFKNGQYEQALTSFQSALSQYTSAKNKSGMADANNSIGLVLQMLNQHEQSVENFKNAAMLYSETKNKSGAASAFANWGISAFRVKEALLKKSKKKFTTKTIGEILAFHLKAKQLHEEVKDKIGVGDDLNNIATMYYEAGFYQEAADYLNQALKMHQEMAYKGGIATDLANLARIYYKTDDRANAIKFYQKSAEIFDEIGDREGAWKTYSFIGVMYEASAKENDILKKADAANNDRLAAIKALKKAVNHIENLRGSFTNQEYFDSFLKNKGPVYRRLIALFKKTNNLGEALQYLERSKAKMSNDIINAGGIEVADKEEQVQIEKVEELQQQNEEIEKQLAEEKAKPLEKQDKEKIDNLSQTLTKNQGDFNALMIDLETKYPNIYQVVKVDPIQLSDLQKQLSDDVVLLEYFPADDALYIFMITRDKIEAKSVPVSAKELDSLVNKYRYYISDVTSLLKRGRFDTKMTNWKPEGAGDNRFYERHTKPMREIMVKLYDYLILPVWDTIKDDKIKTVTVIPAASLYYVPFQCLATETQDGDISFLIEKKSVNYLTAATLMDLVSAKKNKGIGSVLVFGNPDGSLPGAEEEAKVIQAAYSNAKLYKNQDATKDKAKSYSNSYDVVHFATHGFLSSDEPQKSFLLMAPNAAKNEDDKLTISEILKLPLKDKNELIVLSACNTSMGKSATGVELISLSRAFAIAGAPTTVATLWPVDDESTKIIMINFYDGLKKGLTKSEAMRQAQIALIHKGDFHIHPFFWAPYVMIGNPK encoded by the coding sequence ATGAAAAAAGTTGTAGTGAGTTTATTGATTTTTGCGTGGGCCGGTTTGGCAGTTGCGCAGGATGCCGATTACAAAAAAGGCGAGAAGGCTTTTAAAAACGGCCAATATGAACAAGCGTTAACCTCTTTCCAATCGGCATTGAGTCAATATACTTCCGCCAAAAACAAATCCGGCATGGCCGATGCCAATAACTCGATCGGATTGGTTTTACAAATGCTGAATCAACATGAACAGTCCGTTGAAAATTTTAAAAATGCGGCCATGTTGTACTCGGAAACCAAAAACAAATCCGGCGCGGCCAGTGCATTTGCCAACTGGGGCATATCGGCTTTTCGCGTTAAAGAAGCGCTGTTGAAAAAATCCAAAAAGAAATTCACGACCAAAACCATTGGCGAAATTCTTGCCTTCCATCTCAAAGCCAAACAGCTGCACGAAGAAGTTAAAGACAAGATTGGCGTTGGCGATGATCTTAATAACATTGCAACGATGTATTACGAGGCCGGATTTTATCAGGAGGCCGCGGATTATTTGAACCAAGCTTTGAAAATGCATCAGGAAATGGCGTATAAAGGCGGCATTGCAACTGATCTGGCGAATCTAGCGCGTATTTATTATAAAACCGATGATCGCGCTAATGCTATAAAATTCTATCAAAAAAGCGCCGAGATATTCGATGAAATCGGCGACCGCGAAGGCGCGTGGAAAACGTATTCTTTCATCGGTGTAATGTATGAAGCTTCGGCTAAAGAAAACGATATTTTGAAAAAAGCAGACGCGGCCAATAATGACCGCCTTGCAGCGATCAAAGCTTTAAAAAAAGCGGTTAACCATATTGAAAACTTACGCGGTAGTTTTACCAATCAGGAATATTTCGACAGCTTCCTGAAAAACAAAGGACCTGTTTACAGGCGTTTGATCGCGCTTTTCAAAAAAACCAATAATCTTGGCGAGGCTTTGCAGTATCTGGAACGCAGCAAAGCCAAAATGTCAAATGACATTATCAATGCCGGTGGTATAGAAGTAGCCGATAAAGAAGAACAAGTTCAGATTGAAAAAGTTGAGGAACTGCAGCAGCAAAATGAAGAAATTGAAAAACAATTAGCCGAAGAAAAAGCTAAACCGCTTGAAAAACAAGATAAAGAAAAAATTGATAACCTGAGTCAAACCCTTACCAAAAATCAGGGCGACTTCAATGCTTTGATGATAGACCTTGAAACTAAATACCCAAACATTTATCAGGTTGTCAAAGTAGATCCGATCCAACTCAGCGATCTGCAAAAGCAGTTATCCGATGACGTCGTTCTGCTTGAATACTTTCCCGCCGATGACGCTCTGTACATTTTTATGATCACCCGGGACAAAATCGAGGCTAAATCAGTCCCAGTTTCAGCTAAAGAATTGGATTCGCTGGTTAACAAATACCGTTATTACATAAGTGATGTCACTTCGCTTCTGAAACGCGGGCGATTTGATACAAAGATGACCAATTGGAAACCTGAAGGTGCTGGCGACAACCGTTTCTATGAACGGCATACCAAGCCTATGCGTGAAATCATGGTCAAGCTATACGATTACTTGATCCTTCCGGTTTGGGACACAATTAAAGATGATAAAATCAAAACCGTTACGGTCATTCCGGCAGCCAGTTTATATTACGTTCCTTTTCAGTGTTTGGCTACCGAAACTCAGGATGGTGATATCAGTTTTCTGATCGAAAAAAAATCGGTCAATTATCTCACAGCAGCAACATTGATGGATCTGGTTTCAGCCAAGAAAAATAAAGGAATCGGGAGCGTGTTAGTATTCGGCAATCCGGACGGAAGCCTGCCAGGTGCTGAAGAAGAAGCCAAAGTGATTCAAGCGGCTTATTCCAATGCGAAATTATATAAAAACCAGGATGCCACAAAAGATAAAGCCAAATCGTATTCCAATTCATATGATGTGGTGCACTTTGCAACACACGGATTTTTATCGAGCGACGAACCGCAAAAGTCGTTTCTATTAATGGCGCCCAATGCTGCTAAAAATGAAGATGACAAGCTGACCATCAGTGAAATTCTGAAATTGCCTCTCAAAGACAAAAACGAATTGATTGTTTTGTCCGCGTGTAATACGTCCATGGGAAAAAGCGCCACAGGCGTTGAGTTGATCAGTTTATCCCGTGCTTTTGCGATAGCCGGCGCGCCGACGACCGTAGCCACATTATGGCCGGTCGATGACGAGTCCACCAAGATCATCATGATCAATTTTTATGACGGTCTGAAGAAAGGATTAACTAAATCTGAAGCGATGCGCCAGGCTCAAATTGCGTTGATACATAAAGGCGATTTTCATATTCATCCGTTCTTCTGGGCGCCTTATGTCATGATCGGTAATCCGAAGTAA